The following proteins are co-located in the Candidatus Dormiibacterota bacterium genome:
- a CDS encoding serine hydrolase — protein MERRLFIGSGVAAIAALAAGPRLERWPFPGTVAIFAQRLHDARPFAQHDANRRLPSASVIKLVILIGAVREIDAGRLRWSDTLRLSEREIVGASQSFGSVRPGSRASVRHLVDAMVTQSDNTAANVLADRLSFAGVNAVAASLDLEQTRLQRHFMDFAARARGIDNTTSAGDMGRVLLGIERGARAMPTHVASAKSCRAIVDVMLRQEDRDTIPAGVRRRVPIANKTGVLPDVRNDVAIVDPYGRAPYVVALLSQFKPEDARVAYARLRTIAARIDELA, from the coding sequence ATGGAGCGGCGTCTCTTTATCGGCAGCGGCGTTGCGGCAATCGCCGCCCTCGCCGCGGGTCCGCGCCTCGAGCGATGGCCCTTCCCGGGTACGGTCGCGATCTTTGCTCAACGGCTGCACGACGCGCGTCCATTTGCCCAGCACGACGCGAACCGTCGCTTGCCCTCGGCGTCGGTCATCAAGCTCGTGATTCTCATCGGCGCGGTTCGCGAGATCGACGCCGGCAGGCTTCGCTGGAGCGATACGCTGCGGCTTTCGGAGCGCGAGATCGTGGGCGCTTCGCAGAGCTTTGGGAGTGTGCGGCCGGGATCGCGCGCATCCGTCAGGCATCTCGTCGATGCGATGGTCACCCAGAGCGACAATACCGCAGCGAACGTGCTCGCGGATCGCCTCTCCTTCGCCGGCGTGAACGCGGTTGCCGCCTCGCTTGATCTCGAGCAAACGCGTCTGCAGCGCCACTTCATGGATTTTGCGGCGCGCGCTCGCGGAATCGATAACACGACGAGCGCGGGCGATATGGGGAGAGTGCTGCTCGGCATCGAGCGCGGAGCGCGCGCGATGCCGACGCACGTTGCGAGCGCAAAGAGCTGCAGGGCGATCGTGGACGTCATGCTTCGTCAGGAAGATCGCGACACGATACCCGCCGGCGTCCGTCGGCGCGTACCGATCGCGAACAAGACCGGAGTCTTACCCGACGTGCGCAACGACGTCGCGATCGTGGATCCGTACGGGCGCGCCCCGTACGTTGTTGCGTTGCTGTCGCAGTTCAAGCCTGAGGACGCGCGCGTGGCGTACGCGCGACTGAGGACGATCGCGGCAAGGATCGACGAGCTAGCGTGA
- a CDS encoding DUF1003 domain-containing protein, protein MQSAAQSPAQVDDHPLVPDVNAQHCDRLSVTERVCRRIADATGAPTALLLAILLQFGWILWGTLTHWDPYPFAFLLTISNILQLILIFVISVAQKQQTMHAEIRAEADHDTISRLLYHGEVQDRILVRLAERAGVDVSDLAPMIASLTKQASMP, encoded by the coding sequence ATGCAGAGCGCCGCGCAAAGTCCCGCACAGGTCGACGACCACCCTCTCGTCCCGGACGTCAACGCGCAGCATTGCGATCGGCTCTCCGTGACGGAACGCGTCTGCCGGCGGATCGCCGATGCGACGGGAGCGCCGACAGCGCTGCTGCTCGCGATCCTTCTTCAGTTTGGATGGATCCTTTGGGGGACGCTGACGCACTGGGACCCGTATCCGTTCGCTTTTCTGCTCACGATTTCGAACATTCTTCAACTGATTCTCATCTTCGTCATCTCGGTCGCGCAAAAGCAACAGACGATGCATGCCGAGATACGCGCTGAAGCGGACCACGACACGATCTCGCGCCTGCTCTACCACGGCGAGGTCCAGGACCGCATTCTCGTTCGCCTCGCCGAGCGTGCGGGAGTCGACGTCAGCGATTTGGCGCCGATGATCGCGTCGCTTACAAAGCAGGCGTCGATGCCATGA
- a CDS encoding thioesterase family protein yields MGAHAFRATSATSSPWDQRLQHGGPVSALLASTIERTYPRPEMRVAQATIDFLGPMPRAEVSVRTQIVRPGRQIELGEATMEHDGRVFALARLWRIRVLAREDAQPRDESPPDLSGARELREFPGLEGWGYGEAIAWHFVSGGYACPGPADVWTHVRLPLVAGEALLPLERALIVADSANGVSAERALEEWISVPPRLTVTFLRYPAGEWILLQARSTLAGDGIGACVFTLADTSGAFAYGSQPLLVDRRRPAL; encoded by the coding sequence ATCGGCGCCCACGCGTTTCGCGCGACGTCGGCGACGAGCAGCCCCTGGGACCAGCGTCTTCAGCACGGGGGGCCGGTGTCGGCGCTGCTCGCTTCAACGATCGAACGCACGTATCCGCGGCCGGAGATGCGCGTGGCACAGGCCACGATCGACTTTCTCGGTCCGATGCCCCGCGCCGAGGTCAGCGTGCGCACCCAGATCGTACGGCCAGGCCGTCAGATCGAGCTCGGCGAGGCGACGATGGAGCACGACGGCAGAGTCTTCGCGCTCGCGCGCCTCTGGCGCATTCGCGTACTCGCACGAGAGGACGCGCAACCACGCGACGAGTCACCCCCGGACTTAAGCGGCGCTCGCGAACTGCGGGAGTTTCCCGGCTTGGAAGGGTGGGGATACGGTGAGGCGATCGCGTGGCATTTCGTCAGCGGCGGATACGCCTGCCCGGGTCCCGCTGACGTTTGGACGCACGTTCGCCTGCCGCTCGTCGCCGGAGAGGCGCTCCTTCCGCTGGAGCGCGCGCTGATCGTCGCGGACTCCGCCAACGGCGTGAGCGCCGAACGCGCTCTCGAGGAGTGGATCTCCGTTCCGCCGCGGCTCACCGTGACGTTTCTGCGCTATCCCGCCGGCGAGTGGATCCTTTTGCAGGCTCGCAGCACGCTCGCCGGCGACGGCATCGGAGCGTGCGTCTTCACGCTCGCGGACACCAGCGGCGCATTCGCCTACGGCTCGCAGCCGTTGCTCGTGGACCGTCGCCGGCCAGCGTTATAG
- a CDS encoding cupin domain-containing protein: MCVPAGGEIGEEIHVGTDQILVFVEGNGEAIFVGERRPVAAGDVVIVPAGTQHNFVAGTSGAFKLFTVYTPPHHRPGTVHATKADADADISDRYPSDSR; this comes from the coding sequence ATGTGTGTGCCGGCCGGCGGCGAAATCGGAGAGGAAATCCACGTCGGGACCGATCAAATTCTGGTCTTCGTCGAGGGCAACGGTGAGGCGATATTTGTGGGTGAGCGACGGCCGGTTGCCGCCGGCGATGTCGTCATCGTGCCCGCCGGCACGCAGCACAATTTCGTAGCGGGCACCAGCGGAGCTTTCAAGCTGTTTACCGTATACACGCCGCCTCACCATCGTCCGGGAACCGTCCATGCAACCAAAGCCGACGCAGACGCGGACATATCCGATCGGTATCCCTCGGACTCCCGATAG
- a CDS encoding CBS domain-containing protein translates to MAFTEGFISELVGRKATIDDLPIGKVADFIVNKPDDTFPHIDALVVKTAQGRRMVPIEQVADIDRNGTVALTMTPKDPAPPDGETLYLVSDLLDKQIVDVDGRKVVRINDIEIASTAGRLRVIAADVGVSGLLRRLGLRSIGRRLTRDMYRGAPRSLIPWSSVAPINEKSPAQVRLAVKQSKLSRLHPSELADIIGDLSKREALAIVQQLDDETAADAFEHLERDVQKSLIEDIGTERAADIIEEMDADDAADLLAELPEEDRSKLLGEMNTFTAHELRELAKYPEDSAGGLMTTDFVWIYPHRTTEATIRKIREIAPNSEFIYYLYVVDKRDRLLGVISLRALLLALPTAFIERIMETDVVTVSPETPAVEVAATIAKYDLLAVPVVHETGELLGIVTVDDAIDAIMPHEMARRLPRFTRHHKPHAATPENG, encoded by the coding sequence GTGGCCTTTACCGAAGGATTCATCTCGGAACTCGTGGGGCGCAAGGCGACGATCGACGATCTGCCGATCGGCAAGGTAGCCGATTTCATCGTCAACAAACCCGACGACACGTTCCCCCACATCGATGCGCTCGTCGTGAAAACCGCGCAGGGCAGACGCATGGTCCCTATCGAGCAGGTCGCAGATATCGATCGCAACGGCACGGTCGCCCTGACGATGACGCCGAAGGACCCGGCTCCGCCTGACGGCGAGACGCTCTACCTCGTCTCGGATTTGCTCGACAAACAAATCGTCGACGTCGACGGCCGAAAAGTCGTACGCATCAACGACATCGAGATCGCGAGTACCGCCGGCCGGCTACGCGTCATCGCCGCCGACGTCGGCGTCAGCGGCCTGTTACGCCGCCTGGGCTTGCGCTCCATCGGCAGACGCCTTACGCGGGATATGTATCGCGGCGCACCGCGCTCACTCATTCCGTGGAGCTCCGTCGCGCCGATCAACGAGAAGAGTCCGGCGCAGGTGCGGCTCGCGGTCAAGCAGAGCAAACTTTCGCGACTCCACCCGTCGGAGCTGGCCGACATCATCGGCGACCTCTCGAAGCGCGAGGCACTCGCCATCGTCCAGCAGCTCGACGACGAGACCGCCGCCGATGCCTTCGAGCATCTCGAACGCGACGTGCAGAAATCGCTCATCGAGGATATCGGCACGGAGCGTGCGGCCGACATCATCGAGGAGATGGACGCGGACGACGCCGCCGATCTGCTGGCGGAGCTCCCGGAGGAAGACCGCTCCAAACTCCTCGGCGAGATGAACACGTTCACCGCGCACGAGTTGCGCGAGCTGGCGAAGTACCCCGAAGACAGCGCCGGCGGCCTGATGACGACGGACTTCGTATGGATCTATCCGCATCGCACGACCGAAGCGACGATTCGCAAGATCCGCGAGATCGCGCCGAACTCAGAGTTCATCTACTATCTCTACGTCGTCGACAAGCGCGACCGGCTGCTCGGCGTGATCTCGCTGCGCGCGCTGCTGCTCGCACTGCCGACGGCCTTCATCGAGCGCATCATGGAAACCGACGTCGTCACGGTCTCGCCCGAGACGCCCGCCGTCGAGGTCGCGGCGACCATCGCGAAATATGACTTGCTTGCCGTTCCCGTCGTACACGAAACGGGCGAGCTGCTCGGCATCGTCACCGTCGACGATGCGATCGACGCGATCATGCCGCATGAGATGGCGCGGCGGCTTCCACGCTTCACGCGCCATCACAAGCCGCACGCCGCTACGCCAGAGAACGGCTGA
- a CDS encoding Nramp family divalent metal transporter has product MTRRRTGIRQLLMFLSIIGPGIITANADNDVGGIATYSLAGVQFGYSLLWLLIPVTVILYVAQEMGARMGVVTGKGLADLIRENFGVKVTFWVLLLFVLGDLGNVAAEFSGVSSSATIFHGYARFISPLWLVPVVAIFVFTTVTSNSRKVVERIFFAFCAVYLAYIVSGIIVHPNWHDVLRGTFLPTFTPSKAYFLMIVGVIGTTIAPWQQFYIQAAAVEKGVPRDDYRFTQLDVAIGSISCDIVAFFIIVASAATIYVFNQAHVHHHLVISLPSDVAIALQPLAGRFASLLFAIGLLNAAMFTASILPLSTAYYVCEAFGFERGVELHFKQAPIFYSLYLAFILIGAGVVLLPGAPLLGIIFYSQVINGALLPIVLFLMLLLINNKRLMGAWTNSLAFNVIAWATVIVVATLTLISIVTSLFPSLVS; this is encoded by the coding sequence ATGACTCGGCGGCGCACCGGCATCCGGCAGCTGCTGATGTTCCTCTCCATCATCGGCCCCGGCATCATCACAGCCAATGCCGACAACGACGTCGGCGGCATCGCCACGTACTCTCTGGCCGGCGTGCAGTTCGGGTACTCGCTCCTATGGCTATTGATCCCCGTCACCGTCATTTTGTACGTGGCGCAAGAGATGGGCGCGCGGATGGGCGTCGTCACCGGCAAAGGCCTCGCCGATCTGATTCGCGAGAACTTCGGCGTCAAGGTCACGTTTTGGGTACTCTTGCTCTTCGTTTTGGGCGACCTCGGAAATGTGGCGGCCGAGTTTTCGGGCGTTTCGTCATCGGCTACGATCTTCCACGGGTACGCGCGCTTCATCTCGCCGCTCTGGCTCGTTCCGGTGGTCGCCATCTTTGTGTTCACCACCGTCACGAGCAATAGCCGCAAGGTGGTGGAACGCATCTTCTTCGCTTTTTGCGCGGTCTACCTCGCGTACATCGTGAGCGGGATCATCGTTCATCCGAACTGGCACGACGTGCTGCGCGGCACGTTCCTGCCGACGTTCACGCCGTCGAAGGCCTACTTCTTGATGATCGTGGGCGTCATCGGCACGACGATCGCGCCATGGCAGCAGTTCTACATCCAGGCGGCCGCGGTGGAAAAGGGCGTCCCGCGCGACGACTACAGGTTTACGCAATTGGACGTTGCCATCGGGTCGATCAGTTGCGACATCGTCGCTTTCTTTATCATCGTGGCGAGCGCTGCGACGATTTATGTCTTCAATCAAGCCCACGTCCACCATCACCTCGTGATCTCACTGCCGAGCGACGTCGCGATAGCGCTCCAGCCCCTCGCAGGAAGGTTCGCGTCGCTGCTCTTCGCCATAGGCTTGCTCAACGCCGCGATGTTCACGGCCTCGATCCTCCCGCTGTCGACCGCGTACTATGTCTGCGAAGCATTCGGATTCGAGCGGGGCGTGGAGCTGCACTTCAAGCAGGCCCCAATCTTCTACAGTCTGTACCTCGCGTTCATCCTCATCGGCGCCGGCGTCGTGTTGCTGCCGGGAGCGCCGCTGCTCGGAATCATCTTCTATTCGCAGGTCATCAACGGCGCGCTCCTGCCGATCGTGTTGTTCCTGATGCTGCTCCTCATCAACAACAAGCGTTTGATGGGAGCGTGGACGAACAGCCTCGCGTTCAACGTCATCGCATGGGCCACTGTGATCGTCGTCGCGACGCTCACGTTGATCTCGATCGTTACGTCGCTGTTTCCTTCGCTGGTCTCGTAG
- a CDS encoding sensor domain-containing diguanylate cyclase, producing the protein MEFAATREVLASLFEESPTATLLCDGDARIIAANSAAERLTGFARGQLLGLTCRDLSRDGLRLERAMRRAAGGGSERLEVELATCDASAIPAACEAFAARLQGRIYGVFLQILPQCAALLDGVTGLPNRVLLDDRIAQTLVAARRYRRGFALMYVDVDEAPDDALRAVAQRLRTVLRESDTIARVGGDDFAVLQPMIDDSDDAVDVARKIIFALRAPIVVDVASLELRASVGIAVFPGNGESAGELAMAADRALDRARSQAEGWALATRPAKETAT; encoded by the coding sequence ATGGAGTTTGCAGCAACGCGCGAGGTGCTCGCCTCGCTCTTCGAAGAGTCCCCGACGGCAACGTTGCTCTGCGACGGCGATGCGCGCATCATTGCGGCCAATAGCGCGGCGGAACGGTTGACGGGCTTCGCACGGGGCCAGCTCTTGGGTTTGACGTGCCGGGATCTCAGTCGCGACGGCCTGCGACTCGAGCGCGCGATGCGCCGTGCTGCCGGCGGCGGTAGCGAGCGGTTGGAGGTGGAGCTCGCGACGTGCGACGCCTCCGCGATTCCCGCGGCGTGTGAAGCGTTCGCTGCGCGTTTGCAGGGGCGCATCTACGGCGTCTTCCTACAGATATTGCCGCAGTGCGCCGCGCTTCTCGATGGGGTTACCGGCCTGCCGAACCGCGTGCTGCTCGACGATCGCATCGCTCAGACGCTCGTGGCTGCTCGGCGGTACCGCCGCGGGTTCGCGCTCATGTACGTCGACGTGGACGAGGCGCCCGACGACGCTTTGCGCGCGGTCGCGCAACGATTGCGGACCGTGCTTCGCGAGAGCGACACAATCGCGCGCGTCGGCGGTGACGACTTCGCCGTGCTCCAGCCGATGATCGACGATTCCGATGATGCCGTCGACGTCGCGCGCAAGATCATCTTCGCGCTGCGCGCGCCGATCGTCGTCGACGTCGCTTCGCTCGAGCTGCGCGCGAGCGTCGGCATCGCGGTCTTTCCGGGGAACGGCGAAAGTGCCGGCGAGCTTGCCATGGCCGCAGACCGCGCGCTCGACCGGGCGAGATCGCAGGCCGAAGGGTGGGCGCTCGCTACGAGACCAGCGAAGGAAACAGCGACGTAA
- a CDS encoding helix-turn-helix domain-containing protein produces MTPEEIVAFVEGLAAAVAKGDSEAMRFAATMAAERTRNGVSSSRHAFWERLASGAYSDEATVREAAASAGVHLAPAYVAVSLELDDPAVPADRSELRRLALDVFARPDTGTFESGAAVELLVPVAREVEASNVRTAATLLPKTVAKRRLPLHLSGGVGGSGPATSARQQLQRARSALAIGRRIFGAGRVYVYDELGAYALLHGGASVEELRAFARTVLSPLRDYDEKHQTELERTLRAYFACGQNVKTAAAELNVHRHTVFYRLRQIADICRSELSTPHDQLTLRLAMAIDALHS; encoded by the coding sequence GTGACTCCCGAAGAGATCGTCGCCTTCGTCGAGGGGCTCGCTGCAGCCGTTGCCAAGGGCGATTCCGAGGCGATGCGCTTCGCCGCGACGATGGCCGCCGAGCGAACGCGCAACGGCGTCTCGAGCTCGCGCCACGCGTTCTGGGAGCGCCTTGCCAGTGGCGCGTATTCCGACGAAGCGACCGTTCGGGAGGCTGCTGCGTCCGCCGGCGTTCACCTCGCGCCGGCCTATGTCGCCGTGTCGCTCGAGCTCGACGATCCCGCGGTGCCGGCGGATCGCTCGGAGCTGCGGCGGCTCGCACTCGACGTTTTCGCGCGGCCGGACACCGGAACGTTCGAGTCCGGTGCGGCGGTGGAGCTGCTCGTACCCGTTGCGCGCGAGGTGGAAGCAAGCAACGTCCGTACCGCCGCGACGCTGCTGCCGAAGACCGTCGCCAAACGGCGGCTGCCGCTTCACCTGAGCGGTGGCGTCGGCGGCAGCGGCCCGGCGACGTCGGCGCGACAGCAGCTGCAGCGCGCGCGCAGCGCGCTTGCCATCGGCAGGCGCATCTTCGGTGCGGGCCGCGTCTACGTGTACGACGAGCTCGGCGCGTACGCGCTTCTGCACGGCGGCGCTTCCGTCGAAGAGCTGCGCGCATTCGCACGCACCGTGCTCTCGCCGCTACGCGACTACGACGAAAAACACCAGACGGAGCTCGAACGCACGCTGCGGGCGTACTTCGCCTGCGGGCAGAACGTGAAGACCGCGGCCGCCGAGCTGAACGTGCACCGACACACCGTCTTCTACCGGCTGCGGCAGATCGCGGACATTTGCCGCAGCGAGCTCTCGACGCCGCACGACCAACTCACTCTTCGTCTTGCGATGGCTATCGATGCACTCCACTCCTGA
- a CDS encoding glutamine synthetase family protein, whose amino-acid sequence MHSTPETHATTKRDVLKLAKERGARFVRLVFADILGVSKNVSIPATELENALDGRVTFDGGSIDGFVRGEELDMVLRPDPQTFAIYPWSTADGLEARLICDIAMPDGSPFEGCPRTTLRRAIESATPLAHASVGLEMEFYLFERGNDGATETSDVGSYFDFSANDRGEETRNAIVAALQGMGIRVASAHHEHGAGQHEIDVAHDAPLRAADHALTLRTVAKHVAASFGLDATFMPKPVEDRAGSGLHVDLRLPEGTGEETLLYAVGGLLAHAPATTAICNPTVNSYKRLVAAWDAPIYPLWSRRSANALVRVPPSSGAPRIEVRSPDPACNPYLALAVLLGAAADGIAHERLPGDAWEGSTYELTERDRRERGVGALPKSLRQAIAELDEDPVVRAILGDHLYHALRDAKLAEYERYRRAVHPWERRAYLRLY is encoded by the coding sequence ATGCACTCCACTCCTGAAACCCACGCCACGACCAAACGCGACGTCCTGAAGCTCGCGAAGGAACGCGGCGCGCGCTTCGTGCGCCTCGTCTTCGCCGACATTCTCGGGGTCAGCAAGAACGTCTCGATTCCCGCGACCGAGCTCGAGAACGCGCTCGACGGACGCGTGACCTTTGACGGCGGATCCATTGACGGGTTCGTTCGGGGCGAAGAGCTCGACATGGTGTTGCGCCCAGACCCCCAAACGTTCGCGATCTACCCATGGTCGACTGCCGACGGGCTTGAGGCGCGCCTCATCTGCGACATCGCTATGCCGGACGGTTCGCCGTTCGAAGGCTGCCCGCGCACGACGCTGCGCCGCGCGATCGAGAGCGCGACCCCGCTCGCGCACGCGAGCGTGGGGTTGGAGATGGAGTTCTACCTCTTCGAACGCGGGAACGACGGCGCGACCGAGACGAGCGACGTCGGCTCCTACTTCGACTTCTCCGCCAACGACCGGGGCGAGGAGACGCGTAATGCGATCGTCGCTGCGTTGCAGGGCATGGGCATTCGCGTCGCGTCTGCGCATCACGAGCACGGTGCCGGTCAGCACGAAATCGACGTCGCGCACGACGCTCCCCTGCGCGCCGCGGATCACGCGCTCACGCTGCGCACCGTCGCCAAGCACGTCGCGGCGAGCTTCGGACTCGACGCGACGTTCATGCCCAAACCCGTCGAGGATCGCGCGGGCAGCGGCTTGCACGTCGACCTGCGTCTTCCAGAGGGGACGGGCGAGGAAACGCTGCTCTACGCCGTCGGGGGGTTGCTCGCGCACGCCCCCGCGACGACCGCGATCTGCAATCCGACCGTCAACTCGTACAAGCGCCTCGTCGCCGCGTGGGACGCGCCGATCTATCCTCTGTGGTCGCGGCGTAGCGCGAACGCGCTCGTCCGCGTCCCGCCGTCGTCAGGCGCGCCGCGCATCGAGGTGCGCAGCCCCGATCCCGCGTGCAATCCCTACCTCGCGCTCGCAGTGCTGCTCGGTGCCGCCGCCGACGGCATCGCGCACGAACGATTGCCAGGCGACGCCTGGGAAGGATCCACGTACGAGCTCACCGAGCGCGACCGGCGCGAGCGTGGCGTCGGCGCGCTCCCGAAGTCGCTGCGTCAGGCGATCGCAGAACTCGACGAAGATCCGGTCGTGCGCGCGATCCTCGGCGATCATCTCTACCACGCGCTGCGGGATGCCAAGCTTGCGGAGTACGAGCGCTATCGCCGTGCGGTGCATCCGTGGGAGCGCCGCGCCTACCTGCGCCTCTACTAA
- a CDS encoding aminotransferase class I/II-fold pyridoxal phosphate-dependent enzyme — translation MSEIEHFDEDFARVERWIEQYFAHPERYPVLPRVAPGEIEAALPDAASEEPEPFERIFADFERVILPGITHWNHPRFFAYFATSAAPVAVLAEALAATLDVKVMLWRTSPAAAELENVVLRWLGKLIGVPEGWTGIIYDTASIGGFSALAAAREALGLGIREHGASGRDVPVLRIYATSQTHSHIAKAAIALGVGVQNVVHVACDDAFRMRPDALHEAIDADRARGMKPLAIAATVGTTSTTSIDPVPAIAEVAKRHGIWLHVDAAYAGVAAILPEFRHIMDGVERADSFVVNPHKWLFVPMDCSVLYVRDESLLRHAFSLVPEYLTTPERGVVNYMDYGLQLGRRFRALKLWFVLRSFGAAGVRERLREHVALANEFASWVEAEPGWEVLAPHPFSVVCFRYRREGMSEEEAEAFNARVMEAVNASGDLFISHTKVDGRYALRLAVGNLRTQRSDVEAAWLAIRDAAAAA, via the coding sequence GTGAGCGAAATCGAGCATTTCGATGAAGACTTTGCTCGGGTCGAACGCTGGATCGAGCAGTACTTCGCGCACCCCGAGCGCTATCCGGTGCTTCCGCGGGTCGCACCGGGGGAGATCGAGGCGGCGCTTCCCGACGCCGCGTCGGAGGAGCCCGAACCGTTCGAGCGCATCTTTGCCGATTTCGAGCGCGTGATTCTCCCGGGCATCACCCATTGGAACCACCCGCGCTTCTTCGCGTACTTCGCGACGAGTGCGGCGCCGGTTGCCGTGCTTGCAGAAGCGCTCGCGGCAACGCTCGACGTGAAGGTCATGCTGTGGCGAACGTCGCCGGCGGCCGCGGAGCTCGAGAACGTGGTGTTGCGCTGGCTCGGCAAGCTCATCGGCGTGCCGGAGGGCTGGACCGGCATCATCTACGACACGGCGTCGATCGGCGGCTTCTCGGCGTTGGCGGCGGCACGCGAGGCGCTCGGCCTCGGCATCCGCGAGCACGGCGCGAGCGGCCGTGACGTTCCGGTGCTGCGCATCTACGCGACGTCCCAGACCCACTCGCACATCGCGAAGGCTGCGATCGCCCTTGGGGTCGGCGTGCAAAACGTCGTGCACGTGGCGTGCGACGATGCGTTTCGCATGCGCCCCGACGCGCTCCACGAAGCAATCGATGCAGATCGTGCTCGTGGCATGAAGCCCCTCGCGATCGCGGCGACGGTCGGCACGACGTCGACCACGTCGATCGATCCCGTTCCGGCGATCGCCGAGGTTGCAAAGCGCCACGGCATCTGGCTGCACGTCGACGCGGCCTACGCGGGCGTGGCCGCAATCCTGCCTGAGTTCCGGCACATCATGGACGGCGTGGAGCGGGCGGATTCTTTCGTCGTGAATCCGCACAAGTGGCTCTTCGTCCCGATGGACTGCTCGGTGCTCTACGTGCGCGACGAGTCGCTCTTGCGCCACGCATTCAGCCTGGTGCCGGAGTACCTAACGACACCCGAGCGCGGCGTCGTGAACTACATGGATTACGGCTTGCAGCTCGGCCGTCGGTTTCGCGCCCTCAAGCTGTGGTTCGTGCTGCGCTCGTTCGGCGCCGCCGGCGTTCGCGAGCGCCTGCGAGAGCACGTCGCCCTCGCGAACGAGTTTGCGTCCTGGGTCGAAGCGGAGCCGGGTTGGGAGGTCCTCGCGCCGCATCCTTTCTCCGTCGTCTGCTTTCGTTATCGGCGCGAGGGCATGAGCGAAGAAGAAGCGGAGGCGTTCAACGCCCGCGTGATGGAAGCGGTGAACGCTTCCGGAGATCTCTTCATTTCGCACACGAAGGTCGACGGCCGCTACGCGCTGCGCCTCGCGGTCGGAAATCTCCGCACGCAGCGCAGCGACGTCGAAGCGGCATGGCTCGCGATCAGAGACGCGGCGGCGGCCGCCTAA
- a CDS encoding aldo/keto reductase, giving the protein MKYRTYPNSTIRVSEVGFGLWTTSTGWWGQKSDDEAVALLREAYDLGVTFFDAADTYGNGRSEEQLAKAFGERRERVVYATKFGYDISSQNANERRGQFELAQDFSPPFVRRALEASLRRLQTDYVDIYQMHNARMAQVEDDALWELLEDLKREGKIRTYGVALGPAIGWLFEGVDAVVERNCPSLQIIWSALEQFPGNAQIRAAYDAHAQTGFMIRVPHSSGMLEGHYTQETVFAENDHRRHRPRSWLLNGIKKVEQLRFLELPDRTLGQAAIQWLLKEPRVMTVLPNIYDSAQLREFASAPEAPPLSDEDMTTIEQLYARNFGIEEEPMSFKGTMKRDAVNA; this is encoded by the coding sequence ATGAAATATCGCACGTACCCGAACTCCACGATTCGCGTCAGCGAAGTCGGCTTCGGCCTCTGGACCACCTCGACCGGATGGTGGGGCCAGAAGAGCGACGACGAAGCCGTCGCACTGCTGCGCGAAGCCTACGATCTCGGCGTCACGTTCTTCGATGCCGCCGACACGTATGGCAACGGCCGCAGCGAGGAGCAGCTGGCAAAGGCCTTCGGCGAACGCCGCGAGCGCGTCGTCTATGCGACGAAGTTCGGCTACGACATCTCCTCGCAGAACGCGAACGAGCGGCGCGGCCAGTTCGAGCTGGCGCAGGACTTCTCGCCTCCGTTCGTGCGCCGCGCGCTGGAAGCGTCGCTGCGGCGCCTGCAGACCGATTACGTCGACATCTACCAAATGCACAACGCGCGCATGGCGCAAGTCGAGGACGACGCGCTGTGGGAGCTGCTCGAAGATCTCAAGCGCGAGGGCAAGATCCGCACGTACGGCGTTGCGCTCGGGCCGGCCATCGGCTGGCTCTTCGAGGGCGTCGACGCGGTCGTGGAGCGCAACTGCCCGTCGCTCCAGATCATCTGGAGTGCGCTCGAACAGTTTCCGGGTAACGCGCAGATCCGAGCGGCATACGACGCGCACGCCCAGACCGGCTTCATGATTCGCGTGCCGCACTCGAGCGGCATGCTCGAGGGGCATTACACGCAAGAGACCGTCTTTGCCGAGAACGATCATCGCCGGCATCGCCCGCGCTCGTGGCTGCTCAACGGCATCAAGAAAGTCGAGCAGTTGCGCTTTCTCGAGTTGCCCGATCGAACGCTCGGCCAAGCCGCAATTCAGTGGTTGCTCAAAGAGCCGCGCGTGATGACCGTCCTTCCGAACATCTACGACTCCGCGCAGCTGCGCGAGTTCGCAAGCGCACCCGAGGCGCCCCCGCTCAGCGACGAGGACATGACGACCATCGAGCAGCTGTACGCGCGCAACTTCGGCATCGAAGAAGAACCGATGAGCTTCAAGGGAACGATGAAGCGCGACGCGGTGAATGCCTGA